In the genome of Streptomyces sp. 846.5, the window GTACGCCGGCGCTTCCGGGGACTTCAACCCCATCCACTGGAACGAGGCCTTCGCCCGCTCGGTCGGTCTGCCGGACGTCATCGGGCACGGCATGTTCACCATGGCCGAGGCGATCCGGGTGGTCACCGACTGGCTGGGGGACCCCGGTGCCGTGGTGGAATACGGCGTCCGCTTCACCAAGCCCGTCGTCGTTCCCAATGACGGGACCGGTGCCGTGATCGAGGTCACCGGTAAGGTCGCGGCGAAGCTCGACGACCGCCGGGTCCGGGTCGACCTGCTGGCCACCAGCGGCGGCGAGAAGGTGCTCGGCATGTCCCGCGCCGTGGTCCAGCTGGCCTGAGCTGCGCCGACGGAGGCGCCCCTCGGGATCCGTCCGGAGGGGCGCAGCCACGTTTCCGGCACCCTGTTGCGAAGTTAGTAATCAGCCACTAACTTAATACCCATGGCGAAGACGAGCATGAGAATGACAGCGGAGGA includes:
- a CDS encoding MaoC family dehydratase, translating into MPAQVNYDEVEVGAQLPARSFPVNRATLVQYAGASGDFNPIHWNEAFARSVGLPDVIGHGMFTMAEAIRVVTDWLGDPGAVVEYGVRFTKPVVVPNDGTGAVIEVTGKVAAKLDDRRVRVDLLATSGGEKVLGMSRAVVQLA